In a single window of the Perca flavescens isolate YP-PL-M2 chromosome 18, PFLA_1.0, whole genome shotgun sequence genome:
- the smpdl3a gene encoding cyclic GMP-AMP phosphodiesterase SMPDL3A, with product MVQLLCFVLLLCGAAPLAAAPAGSGYLSAATGRFWHITDLHLDPTYHLTPDPTKVCYSSKGAPATHAGMFGDFLCDSPYRLIQSAFAHMAPLTQPQDFIIWTGDSPPHVPAGELSTDTVIQVISNMTQTIRQHFPNLTVYPALGNHDYWPQDQMPSSTNAIYKAAALLWKPWLQTEALLTLSQGGFYSQLVKPGLRVLSLNTILYYGPNKVTINETDPAGQFEWLEKTLEKAAQSLEKVYIIAHVPVGYLPYARNTTAVRESYNERLVAIFWEFSHVIAGHFYGHTHRDSIMVLLDQHGKPVNSLFVSPAVTPIKHVLEPYSNNPAFRMYLYNTEDYALLDIWQYYLNLTEANEKQRSDWRLEYIMTEAFGLTDLQPQSLLQLGLSFRLPQTKAFDLYFSHFMVSYNSSITCEGDCKLSQVCAVLCLDQLSYSKCVAKAEW from the exons ATGGTACAACTTCTGTGTTTCGTGTTGCTGCTGTGCGGCGCGGCTCCTCTTGCGGCGGCCCCCGCCGGGAGCGGCTACCTGTCGGCCGCCACAG GCAGGTTCTGGCACATCACGGACCTCCACCTGGACCCCACCTACCACCTGACCCCGGACCCCACCAAGGTTTGCTACTCCTCCAAAGGAGCCCCCGCCACCCACGCCGGCATGTTCGGGGACTTCCTGTGTGACTCTCCGTACCGCCTCATCCAGTCAGCCTTCGCTCACATGGCGCCGCTCACACAGCCACAGGACTTCATCATATGGACCGG TGACAGTCCACCTCACGTCCCCGCGGGCGAGCTCTCTACGGACACCGTGATCCAGGTGATCAGTAACATGACCCAGACCATCAGACAACACTTCCCCAACCTGACAGTCTATCCTGCTCTGGGTAACCATGACTACTGGCCACAG GACCAGATGCCGAGCTCCACTAACGCCATCTACAAAGCTGCTGCCCTGCTGTGGAAACCCTGGCTGCAGACCGAGGCTCTGCTCACACTCTCACAAG GTGGTTTCTACTCCCAGCTGGTAAAGCCTGGTTTGCGGGTGCTTAGTCTCAACACTATCCTCTACTACGGCCCCAATAAAGTCACAATAAACGAGACGGACCCTGCTGGACAGTTTGAGTGGCTGGAGAAAACGCTGGAGAAAGCTGCTCAGAGTCTGGAGAAG GTGTACATCATAGCTCATGTGCCAGTGGGGTACCTGCCCTACGCCAGGAACACCACTGCTGTAAGAGAGAGCTACAACGAGCGGCTGGTCGCCATCTTCTGGGAGTTCAGTCATGTCATCGCGGGACACTTCTATGGCCACACCCACCGTGACAGCATCATGGTGCTGTTGGACCAACACG GTAAACCAGTGAATTCTCTTTTCGTGTCACCGGCTGTCACACCAATCAAACATGTTTTGGAGCCCTACTCTAACAACCCGGCTTTCCGCATGTACTTGTACAACACCGAGGACTACGCGCTGCTG GATATCTGGCAGTACTATTTGAACCTGACGGAAGCCAACGAGAAACAAAGATCTGACTGGAGGCTTGAATATATCATGACCGAGGCTTTTGGACTGACTGACCTGCAGCCACAGAGCTTGCTCCAGCTGGGCCTGAGCTTCAGGCTGCCGCAGACCAAAGCCTTCGACTTGTATTTCAGCCACTTCATGGTCAGCTACAACAGCAGCATCACCTGCGAAGGCGACTGTAAGCTCAGCCAGGTGTGTGCTGTGCTCTGCCTGGACCAACTGTCCTACTCCAAATGTGTCGCAAAGGCAGAATGGTAG